In one Bacillus thuringiensis genomic region, the following are encoded:
- a CDS encoding DUF3994 domain-containing protein translates to MNAKKLLGVAVPVMLLFGCGVSEKTNTSKQEKTEESKVKESKSNSKKEKVSKEDYPNKVYKLGVEFDKLFAEHNNITREVFDGKKKKSDIVDSVKELNKVLDKFESIDPPTEYVNQQKDFEKAISYFRESFSLINEVFTRKEKREKGDKTDKELIEKSEKLVKEGDIYWLKAFKDLEGDIKIGDGTVSMKDLKELDKKAGINTDNVMKNVKDGTELIGNWGFQGTDGFNMSLILKGDKTFETYGKGEYPNKKNYIEGTWEYDKEAFTIYLHLNKRLVDGVEDTIQKKKIAYKVQDYDGENLQLFNETSFNTIKYVKQS, encoded by the coding sequence ATGAATGCAAAGAAACTACTAGGGGTAGCAGTTCCGGTCATGTTGTTATTTGGTTGTGGAGTTTCTGAGAAAACGAACACTTCTAAACAGGAGAAAACGGAAGAGTCTAAAGTAAAAGAATCGAAGTCTAATAGTAAGAAAGAAAAAGTTTCAAAGGAAGACTATCCTAATAAAGTGTATAAATTAGGGGTAGAGTTTGATAAGTTGTTTGCGGAGCATAACAATATTACAAGAGAGGTTTTTGATGGTAAGAAAAAGAAATCAGATATAGTAGATAGTGTGAAAGAATTAAATAAAGTGTTAGATAAATTTGAGTCGATAGATCCCCCGACAGAGTATGTAAACCAACAAAAAGATTTTGAAAAAGCAATTAGTTATTTTAGAGAGTCTTTTTCTTTAATAAATGAAGTCTTCACCAGAAAAGAAAAAAGAGAAAAAGGTGATAAGACTGATAAAGAGTTAATAGAGAAATCTGAAAAGTTAGTGAAAGAAGGAGATATTTACTGGCTTAAGGCATTCAAAGATCTTGAAGGGGATATTAAAATCGGTGACGGTACAGTATCTATGAAAGATTTGAAAGAGTTAGATAAGAAAGCTGGAATTAATACAGATAACGTTATGAAGAATGTGAAAGATGGTACGGAATTAATCGGTAATTGGGGATTTCAAGGAACAGATGGTTTCAATATGTCACTCATTTTAAAAGGTGATAAGACATTTGAAACGTATGGTAAAGGTGAGTATCCAAATAAAAAGAATTATATTGAAGGAACTTGGGAATATGATAAGGAAGCTTTTACAATCTATTTACATCTCAATAAACGTTTAGTAGACGGTGTAGAAGATACAATTCAAAAAAAGAAAATAGCATATAAAGTTCAAGATTATGATGGGGAAAACTTGCAATTATTTAATGAGACGTCATTTAATACAATTAAGTATGTGAAGCAAAGTTAA
- a CDS encoding DUF4064 domain-containing protein, translating into MKRTPEFVLGLIGGILGIIISIILIVVAFNIMEGVDYELLAYYSIILTVQIGLFILSCLVNKVNNKVYGVCMIVIPIVMLCMSLFFLLIPTILQIISGSFAFRTLKLESNVS; encoded by the coding sequence TTGAAAAGAACACCTGAATTTGTATTAGGTTTAATTGGTGGCATTTTGGGAATTATTATTTCTATAATATTAATAGTTGTAGCGTTTAATATTATGGAAGGTGTTGATTACGAACTTTTAGCTTATTACTCTATTATTTTAACGGTTCAAATAGGGTTGTTCATTTTATCGTGTTTAGTAAACAAGGTTAATAATAAAGTTTATGGAGTTTGTATGATTGTGATTCCTATAGTTATGTTGTGTATGTCATTATTCTTTTTACTTATTCCGACAATTTTACAAATTATATCTGGTTCATTTGCATTTAGGACATTAAAGTTAGAATCGAATGTAAGCTAA
- a CDS encoding DNA alkylation repair protein, translating to MDFKTVMQELEALGKERTKKIYISNGAHEPVFGVATGAMKPIAKKIKLNQELAEELYATGNYDAMYFAGIIADPKAMSESDFDRWIDGAYFYMLSDYVVAVTLSESNIAQDVADKWIASGDELKMSAGWSCYCWLLGNRKDNEFSESKISDMLEMVKDTIHHSPERTKSAMNNFLNTVAISYVPLHEKAVEIAKEVGIVEVKRDNKKSSLLNASESIQKELDRGRLGFKRKYVRC from the coding sequence ATGGATTTTAAAACAGTTATGCAAGAACTTGAGGCTCTAGGTAAGGAACGAACGAAAAAAATATACATATCTAACGGTGCGCATGAGCCAGTATTCGGAGTTGCTACAGGTGCTATGAAACCAATCGCTAAAAAAATAAAATTAAATCAAGAGTTAGCTGAAGAGCTTTATGCCACAGGTAACTACGATGCTATGTACTTTGCAGGTATTATTGCCGATCCAAAAGCTATGAGTGAGTCTGATTTTGATCGCTGGATAGACGGGGCATATTTTTATATGCTATCTGATTATGTAGTGGCAGTAACTTTATCGGAGTCAAATATTGCACAAGATGTTGCTGATAAATGGATTGCAAGTGGGGACGAGCTTAAAATGTCTGCCGGATGGAGTTGCTACTGTTGGCTTTTAGGAAATCGCAAAGACAATGAGTTTTCCGAAAGTAAAATTTCCGATATGCTTGAAATGGTGAAAGATACAATTCATCATTCTCCAGAACGAACAAAATCCGCTATGAATAATTTCCTAAACACCGTGGCAATTTCATATGTACCACTACACGAAAAAGCAGTCGAGATTGCAAAAGAAGTTGGTATAGTTGAAGTCAAACGTGATAATAAAAAAAGCAGTTTGTTAAATGCTTCTGAAAGTATTCAGAAAGAACTAGATAGAGGAAGACTTGGTTTCAAGCGTAAGTATGTAAGGTGTTAA
- a CDS encoding DUF3895 domain-containing protein — protein MNQISFEDLFEEEKEKVEVAEVCKVPAPLSPLQKDILELIDSEEISALELCERLIRSGKIPDERFTTNKPKAYGQVCLLLEGFVTEGKLIFIKDDEKRDRVYKLKEEV, from the coding sequence ATGAATCAAATTTCATTTGAAGATTTATTTGAAGAAGAAAAAGAAAAGGTGGAGGTAGCTGAGGTATGTAAGGTACCAGCCCCTTTATCACCATTACAAAAAGATATTTTAGAATTAATTGATTCTGAAGAAATAAGTGCGCTTGAGCTATGTGAACGATTAATACGATCTGGTAAAATACCCGATGAAAGATTTACTACGAATAAGCCTAAAGCATATGGACAAGTATGTTTACTATTAGAAGGTTTTGTTACAGAAGGAAAACTTATTTTTATCAAAGATGATGAGAAAAGAGATAGGGTATATAAGTTGAAAGAAGAAGTTTGA
- a CDS encoding SMI1/KNR4 family protein: MEQKLGFLRKYKRNAQLISCHEINKLDSGKIPNSWYELFQEENVDKRVESILSIWKEQVGVELRNTISYLSRHLEEVELMNTNGRYSILYTIKTDNGEILYYEGGNPKDEFNNEELEKSWDKIPSTIRNFYRTVHNGFYFYASQSMGLVPLENVTFFDDDEWGIIEELEEPLQIDLQTTFGFFKSGMGGYVAVDYKNSNNDNATLWWTNKEPRYNMNFWDIVDEWIVIGFEV; the protein is encoded by the coding sequence ATGGAACAAAAACTTGGTTTTTTAAGAAAATATAAAAGAAATGCACAACTTATATCATGCCATGAGATTAATAAACTTGATAGTGGGAAAATACCAAATTCATGGTATGAATTGTTTCAAGAAGAAAATGTAGACAAGAGAGTTGAGAGTATTTTATCGATATGGAAAGAGCAAGTAGGAGTGGAATTAAGAAACACTATTTCTTATTTGTCTAGGCACCTTGAAGAAGTAGAGCTTATGAACACAAATGGTAGATATTCAATTTTATACACTATTAAAACAGATAATGGGGAAATTCTATATTATGAAGGGGGAAATCCCAAAGATGAGTTTAATAATGAAGAATTAGAAAAATCTTGGGATAAGATTCCTTCAACAATACGAAATTTTTATCGAACTGTTCATAATGGTTTCTATTTTTATGCGAGTCAATCTATGGGTTTAGTTCCTTTAGAAAATGTAACTTTTTTTGATGATGATGAATGGGGTATTATTGAGGAGTTAGAAGAACCTTTACAAATTGATTTACAAACTACTTTTGGTTTCTTTAAAAGTGGTATGGGTGGTTATGTTGCAGTAGATTATAAGAATTCTAATAATGATAATGCGACTTTATGGTGGACGAATAAAGAGCCTAGATATAATATGAATTTTTGGGACATTGTTGATGAATGGATAGTAATTGGATTTGAAGTTTAG